The segment TGGTGCGGTCGGGGCGGTTCCGCATCACGAGCAACGCGGCGTTCCGGGAGGTGATTAGGGCGTGCGCGGCCCCCACTTCTTCTCGCGTGGACACGTGGATCAACGACGACATCGCCGAGCTGTTCCACCTGCTGCACCGGTCGGGGCACGCGCACAGCATCGAGGCGTGGGTGGAGGGGGAGCGCGGGCCGGAGCTGGTCGGGGGGTTGTACGGGCTGGTGGTCGGGTCGGCGTTCTGCGGCGAGTCGATGTTCTGCCGGCCTGATCGCGGCGGGAGCAACGCGAGCAAGGTGTGCCTGGTGCACCTGGTGGAGCACCTGCGGCGGCAGGGGTTCACGATGCTGGACTGCCAGCTGCTGAATCCGCACCTGGAGCAGTTCGGGTGTTATGAGATGCCGCAGGAGGCGTTTGCGGAGCGGATGGAGGAGGCGGTGAAGGTTGGGGCGGAGTGGGGAAGGTTCAGGGTGACGGAGGCGGCGGAGGTCGAAGACACGATCATGAAGACATGATCGTGGCACAGTCAGGGCTTGGACTTGCCGGCAGCGGCGGCGGCTTTGCAGAGGGCGACGAAGTCGGCGCCGTTGAGGGAGGCGCCGCCGACGAGACCGCCATCGACGTCGGGCTGGGCGAAGATGTCGGGGGCGATGTCGGGCTTGAGTGAGCCGCCGTAGATGATGCGGGTGCGGGTGGCGATGTCGGGGTTGTACATGCGGCGGAGCATGGCGCGGATCTGGGAGTGGGCCTCTTGGGCGTCCTGGGGCGTGGCGGTCTTGCCGGTGCCAATGGCCCAGACGGGCTCGTAAGCGATGACAAGGCGCTCGGCGAGGGCCGCGGGGATTTCGGCGAGGCCGGTGCGGACCTGACGGGCGGTGACGATGTCCTGGTGGCCGGCGACACGCTCCTCGAGGGTTTCGCCGACGCAGAGGACGCCGGTGAGGCCGCTCTCGAGGACGGCGCGCAGCTTCTTGTTGACCAGCTCGTCCTTCTCGCCGATCACGTGCCGGCGCTCGGAGTGGCCGCAGAGGACCAGCTGGACGCCGCAGTCCTTCACCATGCTGACGGAGACCTCGCCGGTGAAGGCGCCGTCGGCGTTGAAAAAGACGTCTTGGGCCCCGAGCTTTACCGAGGAGCCGCGGTCGCGGAGGATGGCGCGGACGGTGAGCAGGTAAGGGAAGGGCGGAAAGACCGCGGCCTCCACGCCGTCGAGGTTGAGCAGGCCGTCGGCGACCGCGCGGGTGAGGTCGGACCCGGTGGTGCGGTTGGTGTTCATCTTCCAGTTGCCGCCGACGAATGGTTTGCGCTCGGGCATAGGTGGGGAGGGTAGCAGACGCCTGCGTGGGTGACCCGGTGGAGTGAGGTGTGCTGCGGTGTGATGGTGGTCGCGGCCGGAGTTGCGCGCGCACCGTGGTTCCACCGGTGGGAGTTCACGGACTATTCACCACCGGGTGAGGTTGGTGAAAAATCCCCTATCTGAATGAGGGCTCGTCAACGTACTGTTGAGTACGGCTGAAGGTCCCGGGTTGGGGCTGAACACGGCCGAGGACCGCCGGGCCGGCAGGCCTCAGGGAGAGCTTTGGAGCAGAGCACCACGACTGTGCAGACGCATGCGACGCAGGACCAGCATCACCGGTGCCGGCTCCTGGAAGCCATCACCGCGACCACGCCGGACTTCCTGTACGTGTTCGACCGGGAGGGGCGGTTCCAGTACGCCAACCCGCGGCTGC is part of the Phycisphaerales bacterium genome and harbors:
- the aat gene encoding leucyl/phenylalanyl-tRNA--protein transferase, which produces MTTRARDGLTREERLLVRDTLVSYARGWFPMCDPETGVVHWVQPAQRGVIPLDERFRVSRSLRGVVRSGRFRITSNAAFREVIRACAAPTSSRVDTWINDDIAELFHLLHRSGHAHSIEAWVEGERGPELVGGLYGLVVGSAFCGESMFCRPDRGGSNASKVCLVHLVEHLRRQGFTMLDCQLLNPHLEQFGCYEMPQEAFAERMEEAVKVGAEWGRFRVTEAAEVEDTIMKT
- the tpiA gene encoding triose-phosphate isomerase, which produces MPERKPFVGGNWKMNTNRTTGSDLTRAVADGLLNLDGVEAAVFPPFPYLLTVRAILRDRGSSVKLGAQDVFFNADGAFTGEVSVSMVKDCGVQLVLCGHSERRHVIGEKDELVNKKLRAVLESGLTGVLCVGETLEERVAGHQDIVTARQVRTGLAEIPAALAERLVIAYEPVWAIGTGKTATPQDAQEAHSQIRAMLRRMYNPDIATRTRIIYGGSLKPDIAPDIFAQPDVDGGLVGGASLNGADFVALCKAAAAAGKSKP